atgacaaagagtaggacatccagcgaactgcttaaatagaAACGGCATGCCTATGAAGGAAGGTCGATGGAGCCTgcgctgcacgaggttgtgcgtaaaatagaagaatccttcgatgccaagacgtacacattggtggtttgcattgacatcgaggaagcgtttaataatgtgcggaccgacacattgatccaatccttagaaaaGTACCGGGTGGATCCAGTCCTTAcatactggataaaccatatgctaagaaacaggtggagaaattgtgtgtcccaagAGAAAGTAGCGCAAGGCGCGCCACAGGTGACCACCATAACTGACAGACAGAAAGTTGCCAGTaacgaagctgtgaggacgtcgaagaaaAAGAGATTAACAAGACTTACAATTCCAGTCGATCTACATCAAAAAGAAGCATTTGTTATCATTTTCGAGCGGCTggctttatttttatatatatttatgggatcttagaacaatgtttcgaagtgttacaaacggaatggcgaagtaAATAAACCCCTATCCTGTGGTgggctttggatacccaccaccatggatatattaatcatcttattatattataactccactaccatatccatagttatgtatatctaaataggggctggtctcgttCATTATTATTCAGGTCctgagaactcatatacaagtaagagtttcagcgaaatcagccaATGaattcgctttatatgggattaagaccctaaattggaatatcggtctatatggcagctatatctaaatatcgtccgatattTGGATCAGGCCACGagaggcttaaagcaactcactgtttaaaatttcagcgaaatctggtaataaatgcagattttatgTGTTTCAggtcctaaatcggcagatcagtctctatggcagctgtatctaaatgtaatccgatttgaaccatatttaagtcggacgtcgggaggcttaaagcaactcactatttcaaatttcagcgaaatcggctaataaatgcagtgtttattggtttcagaccctcaattggcagatcggtctatatagcagctatacctaaatatagtccgactgaaccatatttggttgggAAGCATaaaaaactcattgtttcaaaatttagtGAATTCGagtgacccttaatcggcagatcggtctatatggcagctatatctaaatatagtccgatctgaaccatatcaggGTCGGATATCGGAAGTCTTAAttcaactcattgtttcaaatttcagcgaaattggataattaatgcagcttttatgcgTTTCAGACCCTacataggcagatcggtctatatgacagctgtatttaaatatagtccgatctaaaccatatttgagttgggtgtcgggaggtttaaaaccactcactgtttcaaatttcagcgaaatcagataataaatccagcttttatttgttcagatcccaaatcggcagatcggtgtatatggcagccatatctaaatatggtccgatttggctcgtttAGAAACTTAACCTGTGTGCACccaaaagatgtatctgtgcaaatatcagctcaatatctcaatttttcaaagctgtagagtgattataacatACAGTCAGACAGAAATCGTTAAATCGCCCTAGAATTTTACGCCGAtccgatatttcgatgtgttgcaaacggatgtACTAAATGAATATTATCTTTatcctatggtgctgggtataaaaaatttaatttaacattcaaagtttttaaaatattcatgCGAATTCTTATAAATCAAAGTCTTGTTAATATTTCATGCGATCTGAAATTTAGGTACCAAATGCAGTCATCATTAACTTCAAAGTCTTCTAAGGGTATTATATTGCCTTCTCTAATCTTGTTTTCCATACTCTTATTTAAAACACATATTAATCCCTGTTCAATtatctctctctcacacacattACAGTGGCCTGCCAGATAATTATGACCCATTTCTATCAGCTAAACGACAACTTGAGGAATTATGTTCACCCACAGACTCGCCCGAACACACAGCCAAGACAACGAATCCAACGAGTACACCACAAACACCACAACTGCCTAGTTTGCCGGCCACACCGGCCGCATCGTCGGCCATGGCAGCAGCAAACAAAATGTCCACTTCACTAACGCTTAGTAGTTCATCCACTTCTAGTCCCATGACCATGTCACAAATACCACAGCAAACCTCAAAAACCCCCACACTGGCCAGATCATCGAGTTTCCGACGCACTGGTTCGCTGCGATGTCCGCGACGTTCACCGTTGCTGACACAACGGGTACCGCTGTTTGCCCAGAAGCATAGGCCCACCATACAACGTGGTCTCTCCGATGAGGGTCCCATATCGACGAATTTCATGAAACCGGAGGAGTACGACGAAATGCCAGTGCGTTCGGTGTGCGTCAACGATTATGCGGTGACGAAGAGTCCCCGGGTGGTGCGTAGGGATACCTCAGCTTCCAATCGAAAGCAACCACTTAAACTGAATATAAATGCTGCCAATGAGGCCAGTAGCAGCGGTAACAACAGCAGTCTGACAACTCCCCTTACAATTGAGACCACAGAGAGTGCCCCCCAAACGGCTTCCAGATATGTCAGTAAAACTGATTCCTTGGCTGTTTTTCTGAAATACGAACATGAATTGGAAAAACTGAATAGGGCTGCAATGGAAGCGAATAGGATTTCTGCAGGTGAAggggcaaaaaaagaaatagCCGATCAAAATGGCAACTCTTTAACACAGCCAGTCACCGCTGCGAAACCAGAAGCAGCAGCCAGTGCCTCTAACCTATATGGTCCACTCAATGCCAAGGAGTTAAAGGACAAAAGTAATAATCTCAGCAAACAAAATTCGGCCAAAAACATCAAGGCTGACCTGTTGGATCTCAATCACAACGAGGCCAATGAGAATTGTGAAAATAATTACCCTAATACcaccagcagcaacaacaacagcaacaaccacaACACAGCACCTTCAACACCTGCAGCTGCGGCTGACACATCTTCCAAATACAACTCTGTTCGTTTGGCCCCACTATCCAAACCTTCAACACCACTCATAATACCCCACAGCGGCAATTTGACCAAGCCCTCGACGCCTGTGACCAcaatgccctccaccatagcctTGTCAAAACCCAATACTCCTTTGACCAAACCAAGCACACCCTCCTTGACCAAGCCCTCTACGCCCCTGATACCCTTGAATGCAAAAACCCTACTGCCCCTTGAACAAATCAAAACCTCTCAGTTATCTCAAAAGCCGGTAGCCCTTAGCTCGTTATTCTCGACCACCAGCCACAAGGCCAGTGAAGAGCATAAGAATTCTGTAGGTTCGGACTATATTGATCCGAAGTTGATCAACAAATGTGATAATCTGCCGGTAAATTTGAATAAGCTAAgaaatgaatttaaaaattccGATTCGGATACCTCAGATGCTCGCCTCGATcacttctcatcatcttcctcagaGTCTTCGGCACCGCCTATGAAATTTTTGCCTTCCGTTAAAACGGACCCAAATACCAATAATCCAGCAAATCAAAATCTTCAGGCCCATGCCAACTCCGCCCAAGCAACACAagcacaacagcaacaacaggcACCACAGCAACCTGCGGCATTGAGTCAACGTAACTCTGCCGAAGGCAGAAATCTGTTGAAGCGACGCATACGTTTGGGCCGCAATCAATTTCTATACGATGCCTCGCCAGAGGCCGACTCCTGCTCGGCCGATGATGAGGGCGCCAATCGTTCCTCCATGGAGTGTGATAACTTTATGAGGGAGCATGAGAAGGCCTTCGAACGTCTCAGGGCCCAAATGAACAATTTGGAGGAGCCTTTTATACCGCCACCCTCTTTGCCGGCCGAATTTGAAGATTTTGATTTCGAGGAATTCCTCTCATCATTTGAAAATGATGAAGAACAATTCCCCATCTTTAAAGATTGTAGAGAATTTCTTTTGAATCGGACATCGAAAAAACAAAGATCGATGTTTATGCCGAATTCCAATGTGAACGATGTTGCCGCCGCACAAGCAAAAAAGTCCCCGATTCCCAATACCAACTCCCATAATCAAACCCAAACATTCCCTCCCCTAAACACACACaatagcaataacaacaacaacaatagtaaTAGCAATAGCAGTAATAATCCCCATTTATCCTCACACTTTCAATTCCCCAATTTACCCCAGCATCCTAAAGGTCTTTTCGATTCATTTCCCTCCCAAAATAGAACTACCAAAAATAGATATAGTGACCTCACCAAAGTGGAAGATATGCTGGGCAACAATCAGAAGCGGGAAATTTTCATTAGTATTGAAACCGAACAAAATGATTTGGACAAGTCTCCCATATCCCCCAATTCCATTCGTCACATGACGGGCAATCCGCAATGCGTGGTGGAGGTGGAAGTCGATGCCAGCGATAATAAGTTCAGTAAAATCAGTGATGATGATGAACAACACCAGCCCTTGGAGCACAGCCATGCTGGTCATGGCCATGGCCGCAATCTATCATCTGGCCTCAGTCGAGCAATGGCAGGAACCGCAGCAGCAGATATCGGAGTCGGAGGAGGTAATCACTTTAATGGTCATTTTCTAGATCATCATCACTTACCCAATGTTCAATTGAATAACGCTAAAAATCTTATACAACAAATGCAAAAAGATTTCCACGCCAACCTGCGGCAATCACTGGACCAGCAAGATCGATCCTCAATGCAGACGACTGCCGCGGACATGATGGCAATGATGATGCAACAAAGCAATAATCGTGGCAAAGCTCACAAGGCCACTGGCACGCCCAGTGGTGATGCTTATGCCGATTCCGATGAGCTTAGTAGTTTGGATGGTTACCCATTGTCGTCGCCGAACTCACGACTGGGTGTTAGTTCGAAAACGAGTGCAGACTCAGCCTATGGGAGGTAAGTAACACCTGTTTTTACTAACTAGAAAATCATAAAAGAAAACttaattttgacattttaaccAAAGATTTCCTTAtatgtattggagctataagtGACCCTTTTAAAACTTATAAGAGTTATATAGAGGGAGATCAGAGCAACGTTTGGGTGCAaaagttgcaaattttcaatagatTAATTTGGCCTACTGACAATAGGATAGAAAAGATTTCTGCAGCAGCTGGGAGGGCCTCGATGAAGTAAAAGCTTTGTACATCTGTGATATGTATGCACCTCGCTAGGAAGTCAAAAGGATTATTCggcttttaaagcgatttgacCAGAGAGATATGTTCGATCGATAAAGAGAGAGAATCAGACAGTGATTTGCGGTATACTCATAATAATGAGGTGTAAATATGTATGGCCAACGCAATTGATGCGGTGTTATGCTTAGCACACTGATATGAATGGCGATCGTATGTATACTCGTACATTAATTTTCATTCATCGTGTACCATCGCTTTTAACATCGTCTTTGTCGATGGCGGTGTTATGAGTGAGACGAAAATGGAAACTCCGCATCAATCAAACACTTTGgctcgaataataattgcggtgTTCCTCTTGCAATGATGAGAAAGGGTGTTTATTTTAACTAGAATATACAAACATGAGTATTAGTATTCGCGGTGGTAATTTAAACTCAGAAGTCAGTATTTATGCGGTGGACCGCAAATGCGATACACCGCTACAGATCTGTGGTACGCACCACCATAGATGGTGctaaaaaatgtacacaaattaactcagcctaacgaaaacaagtaaaagcgagcttaGTTCGGCCAGGACAAATCTTACAAAAACTCTACCATGGTTCgcacttgtcaagttctttacccggtacctctttttaagctgttggagctacatatataaAATTATGGACCCATTCGGGcacacttggtttggatgttggagaccatagcagaactcattgtgcaaaatttcagcaaaatcaagaaatcggtttatatattgggttgcccaaaaagtaattgcggattttttaaaagaaagtaaatgcatttttaataaaatttagaatgaactttaatcaaatatatcttttttacactttttttctaaagcaagctaaaagtaacagctgataactgacagagaaagaatgcaattacagagtcacaagctgtgaaaaaatttgtcaacgtcgactatatgaaacatccgcaattactttttgggcaacccaatagaagctatatcaggttatggaccggttcagatcatatttggcacgtatgttctgcaaaagtcgttgctggcaaccttcagtctgtcagcacgttttccgattagacagtgacctgccatgacggacataatgactgagatgtctgttctagccagtgacagcaaagctgtagacatcttcaagtctagattaggccacatagtttaggaCTCTGGAGTGCTCACAgccccatctatcattcgttgtccttcgggcctgatcctgaaaacttagcttacatgtcgctagaggcatacccatctgatttcagtatccctggaatgtataaggagttcccagtctcgcaagctcgtccgcctgGGATAtatttgtggcccggcacccagaacaggtgaattttgaagtgttcagccatctcgttgagagcaACGAGAtggcgacagtcgagggcgatttttgtgttcagaaatacgttctccagggatttttaTATCAAGGATTAAACAGTGTCCgttgccgccacatgaccaaagaaaaagctcccttaacctcaaggcagttgtcgctgcaatttgtctagcctcaATGTCCACAGGCATTTAATTCAGCGCATCACATTGTGCGgctcctcagtgcggctgtgatgcacaagcaagccagcctttggatccggttgagtattgagcagtaggtggacttttgaagcgccgtccaccagaccacaacatcatatagcagtatgggtctgacaactgcagtatatacccaatgcatgatacgcggtgtaaactcccaacttttgccaatggccctcttgcaggtgtatagggcaagagttgctttccttgccctttccaaaatgttggatttaaagttcaatttcttgtccagcaaaacacccaggtattttgcgctttctataaatggaacattctcaccTGCCAATGAGTCAGGTGTCACTGCAggaaacttgtatctcctgctgaaaagaacactttcggtagcccacttcccTGTTGCACGAAGGgcttcctaaagtatatctcttagagtgctgggaaactttcccctaaccgcaatagccacgtcatcagcatacacgacCACTTTTACGTCTTTTTctcccagagacaataatatattgttaatggctatattccaaagtagaggagacaacaCACCTCctagaggtgttcctctgctgacccatatgtttagatccacagattccaagaTTGCTGTAATGCATCTTGTAgtaggtaggttaggttaggtaagagttgCAGTCCTTTCAGACTGACTTTTtaatccattgtgatgccacagtagcgacagtacaaggcctctggtgggaatcgaacccacaaccCCTGCACTGGCAATCGGAGCACGCTACTAACTCGGTTATCGGGCgccttttagtaagtaagttattaataaatattcttacggtagagttgatgcctacaaACTCCAAcgccttcatgattgacgtcgtttttacattatttaaagcaccttcaatgtcaagaaatgctaccattgtatattcttcgacagcaagagaaccctctgtgtagccgactaggtcgtgaagggctgtttctgtGGATTTTCCTTTACTAtacgcatgctgctgccgctacaggcaatctccagggatctttgccctaagatatgtttctatcaacctctcaagagtcttcagcataaaggatgacagattgataggacgaaaatctttcgccgtcgtgtggtaaggttttcttgctttccgaatgaaaatgaccttcgtgacATGCTGATGGTCCCTGGTCACGCGACActcatcctgcacgttggcatcaatcctagctctgtaggagttgtggCATCTGCGGAATTGTAAtttagccagaactactctggtgtGTCGACGGaggtaaatttttcaatttggggcGGTCGTTCTCTAAGGTTCACATTCACCTGCTAGCTATTCACCGTATCTGCTAccgttgtctagacccgcttgctTTAGAGGTTtcctcttgtagcgctgaacctctcgcCACGGATCGTAGACTTCTGAGCGGTGGATACCTTACCACAAGaggatgatttggatggtaccTGCGATAACAGCCGTGTAGGATCTTTGCCTCCTGATGAAGGAGGTCCACGTCAGAACTGAGCAGACAGTCCGCCGCAGTTCGAAAAGCGACATACAGACAGATCTGAATAATActtcactgcgtgtcacatagctaagaccacactggcgctgcataacttatcacAGACCAATTGCTTGgtatgtggtcaacaaggtttctttgtctacacaccaagtgctgccggcaagagacttgaggaccttgtttgtACTTTTGACCTCATCGCAGATTGCTGCGCCATGTGGAAAGattgtgtaagagctgtcaaatgtgacaccaagtatttcaGGACACATTGTTAAGTGAAACAGCGAGTTCCCCAAGACAGGGTGATATCTCTGGCACTGTTCAACTTTCATCTATCCTCGATTCCAGATTGCACTATCATGGCATCCATTGTTGACATTTACGATAAGTTATGCgtctacctcacaaatgtccccaGCATTGGGGAATGAAGGTAGACATGCCGTTTGAGTTTACCCATTCTCCATTCCTttccctccagacggcatagagttcgtatcatatgcggacgattgtactaTCATGGcatccattgttgacatctgcgttAAGTTAAACTtctacctcacaaatatcaccAGCATTGGTGAGGTAGACAGGCTAACCTCGGCGCCACGGTGCCACGTCACTCATTCTCAAGTTATTCACATTTCTGGTGTTACTAgggtcaaaatcgggcgattagGGGTTTCTTTCAACTACTCTATTCCCTCATCCCCTAAATGCCTGAGCGCCAACATTGAAATTTCTTCAGGGCCAGGAGCCTCTGACTGCTTAATTTGAATATTTGTGGTGGTGTTTCGCTAacattggaaaataattttgcaaataactttttttttgcctattttCAGTCTCTCTCGCCAACGTTCATCCGAACTAACCAATCCACGCAATTCTAGTCGCAATCGAACCTTGCCTGCTAACGCTGGAGGGAATGTAGTGCTTAGTCGTCCACTTACAGAGGAACGTGCCCGTCAATTGAGTGCCTCATCCAGTAGTAGCTCGGAGCATGCCTTACCACCGATCGGTGGCAATAATAAttaccaaaaacaacaacatgtgACACAAATGTATAACAATAATAACATCAACAATAACACCAGCAGCAACACTGGCAGCAATGCCGCCAACAACATGGAGGATATGTTACGGTATGAACGCAATAATAATTTCGATGTACCTATACATCCTACCACGGGAGGACTAACCTCGCCAGTAGTAGCAACAGCACCAACAACAGCCAACCAACAGCAGCACTATGGGCATCATCTACATCATCATGCAACAAGTCATGAGCCAACACCCATGAGCTCAACCAATCAATTGTATGGCTCAAACTCCACCATGAGTTCAAGTATGAAAATGTCTAAATTTTGTCATGAATGTGGCAGTAAATTTCTCTTAGATCAGGCTAAATTTTGTATGGATTGTGGGGTTAAACGTATCTGTTTGTAAAAGTCTCGTTAAGATGGGGCTAAGCGAATAGTAATGGTAGTGCAATAATATGCAGTATAATACACTAATGTAGGCATACTTTGGTGGTATGCTGTTACAAGAAGCCTCATGTGCAATAATTGTTGGTTTCAAAGCTGGCTGGGCTGGTCTGGTCTGGTCTGTTCTGAACTGGGCCTTAAaagtatacacacacacatatatatatattttgttataaaatcaAATGCTAACCAAAATTAATATTTAGCTAACTGTATACCTATAATAatttatacatatacatacaccCTATGTGAAATAAATctaaataatattaaatatttataaaaacaaagaaagatTTCTATATTTTTCTAATTATTCACCCTTAACCGATTGATTATTGATATTGCAGAGACAGTGAATAATATTTGTATGTAATtcatttagttttttatttagttttttagaCATGTTTCTCTAACCCACatagaaaagaagaagaaagttTATACAGTTTCTCTTTTTTCAAGAACAAAAACTAATTATCAACGATGTTATGATTCGAAATGAAGCGAATTTGGAAGAATAACCACCAAATTAACgaacaaaatttattaataaaagcgaaaggaaaacacaaaatgaaacgaaatgtttttatcaaaaaactttGACGGTCGTATTAACAAAACTTAATggagctttaaaaaaaatttattggaaaaatctaaaatggaaatatgtcaaataaaccaatttcaaagcttcattaagttttgtgaataccgttGATAGTTTAAAACAGATTTAATATAATATCTAGACATTATTAACTGaacagagcaaaaaaaaataactaaaacgtttaatttttttcttttttttttaattgctttgcaaatattaaaaagaacatTTCTAATTATTTAAATGTAAACATTTGCTGCAACTCACAACTAAACCAAATCTTatatgttagtttttttttttaataaataaaaattaaagaaaacttttatattttatgattgaaaatatataactacatattttttatattctcAACATATAATTATAATTCATAAGAAAGTGTTTTTATAGTTGAAAAACAAAGCAACAATAACTTTTTGTCACAATTGCCGGCTTTAAAATATTAACCCCCTCCcttccattttgtttttttttttctattcttttgtttgttttgtagtaGTGCAAGTAGTTTAacataatattaaaaatattataaactTACATACAATCGTATAtacatttaaacaaataaaaattcaaagtattccttatcaataaaaataaaaaaaaacaactcatgGGCTTTTTAATTCATTAAGCATTGATTAAACCTAAAgaaatcatcatcattatcatcatcatggcTGCTAAAAGGGCATCTGGCAACGCTAATTGGGTTCATCATTTCatttaagcttttttttttaagaggtTTTAAAGCAAATATTGTTATAGAGTGATTTTCTAAAGATCATCATTATCGTCATAGTATTATAATGAAATGCAA
The genomic region above belongs to Stomoxys calcitrans chromosome 5, idStoCalc2.1, whole genome shotgun sequence and contains:
- the LOC106084326 gene encoding mucin-2 isoform X7 — protein: MSKKMWNKIFKTKSSKNAKALAAANKVNKRCSIYEEYQQLNAALDLTLSEKSPDNSVTTSQTLAITNYDDRPLPTSTAALAKTEGENGKSTNQKSTISKVVKSFTLKRSQNTEKDNATTLPATGPVTELQSENEKPNSSPHTSSSAINSYNTTTPTETPDPSVSIQLAPCPICSRTFNPVTLRKHVGICEKMATKRRNIFDSSRQRREGTELATYPLPKNFGLPEKSSSITLTRTRSERGQSPNPQQQISSPIMQRKKPSEEFIRSTARSSMRKLSTSSANDGMTTSSNFSRDRLRSSERSLTRRGAMQTQLPSEQCPHCDRCFGLKAYDRHVEWCKEKALQASIKQQASNKTEENVAKARLEARTKYRAPCLKTKRSMNRDKYSGAAGDENEDSPKSLKIGMKSHDTSLMSMSMTSSMTSESGLPDNYDPFLSAKRQLEELCSPTDSPEHTAKTTNPTSTPQTPQLPSLPATPAASSAMAAANKMSTSLTLSSSSTSSPMTMSQIPQQTSKTPTLARSSSFRRTGSLRCPRRSPLLTQRVPLFAQKHRPTIQRGLSDEGPISTNFMKPEEYDEMPVRSVCVNDYAVTKSPRVVRRDTSASNRKQPLKLNINAANEASSSGNNSSLTTPLTIETTESAPQTASRYVSKTDSLAVFLKYEHELEKLNRAAMEANRISAGEGAKKEIADQNGNSLTQPVTAAKPEAAASASNLYGPLNAKELKDKSNNLSKQNSAKNIKADLLDLNHNEANENCENNYPNTTSSNNNSNNHNTAPSTPAAAADTSSKYNSVRLAPLSKPSTPLIIPHSGNLTKPSTPVTTMPSTIALSKPNTPLTKPSTPSLTKPSTPLIPLNAKTLLPLEQIKTSQLSQKPVALSSLFSTTSHKASEEHKNSVGSDYIDPKLINKCDNLPVNLNKLRNEFKNSDSDTSDARLDHFSSSSSESSAPPMKFLPSVKTDPNTNNPANQNLQAHANSAQATQAQQQQQAPQQPAALSQRNSAEGRNLLKRRIRLGRNQFLYDASPEADSCSADDEGANRSSMECDNFMREHEKAFERLRAQMNNLEEPFIPPPSLPAEFEDFDFEEFLSSFENDEEQFPIFKDCREFLLNRTSKKQRSMFMPNSNVNDVAAAQAKKSPIPNTNSHNQTQTFPPLNTHNSNNNNNNSNSNSSNNPHLSSHFQFPNLPQHPKGLFDSFPSQNRTTKNRYSDLTKVEDMLGNNQKREIFISIETEQNDLDKSPISPNSIRHMTGNPQCVVEVEVDASDNKFSKISDDDEQHQPLEHSHAGHGHGRNLSSGLSRAMAGTAAADIGVGGGNHFNGHFLDHHHLPNVQLNNAKNLIQQMQKDFHANLRQSLDQQDRSSMQTTAADMMAMMMQQSNNRGKAHKATGTPSGDAYADSDELSSLDGYPLSSPNSRLGVSSKTSADSAYGSLSRQRSSELTNPRNSSRNRTLPANAGGNVVLSRPLTEERARQLSASSSSSSEHALPPIGGNNNYQKQQHVTQMYNNNNINNNTSSNTGSNAANNMEDMLRYERNNNFDVPIHPTTGGLTSPVVATAPTTANQQQHYGHHLHHHATSHEPTPMSSTNQLYGSNSTMSSSMKMSKFCHECGSKFLLDQAKFCMDCGVKRICL